One window of Cohnella hashimotonis genomic DNA carries:
- a CDS encoding ATP-grasp domain-containing protein — translation MLLRGRAAEADGRSLRNARGIYYNRRITSERVKTDMTDAMYRWAPLGVEEIRRLFADWRGAWGIAGGWALDLHLGRQTRPHDDIDVLLPLAEYASIYAWLAADWELHLAENGRLTLLGAEDRLTEETDIWVRRDAQSPWAFQLMLIDVVDGMWTYRRSRSVRRPAAELFLRTERGIPYLRPEIQLLYKGGSASIREKDRLDLDTVRPQLTAAERAWLRDALGTQFPQGHDWLGLLDGQGTTRPYLKLIQRSGEAEGVSFETITPDLTYRARRGEASFLMTDAELGLNPSSASALAVSKSAASDALRAAGVPCVAHIYLPHPGHRFRGGEDAYMRAEAAFARFGGDAVVKPDDGAQGRHVYRVRNKDELREALRAVFAIERHAAVSPYREAELEYRIVVLSGEARVWVGKRRNGSWKHNLAEGASSVEVPANVRMRLSPLAVKAAAALDMVFCSVDILDSALHGPLVIEINHKVMLGDHYRQHPDSEGELYALYRDAISLRFERT, via the coding sequence GTGCTGCTGAGAGGGAGAGCCGCGGAGGCGGACGGCAGATCGCTTCGCAACGCGCGCGGCATCTATTACAATAGAAGAATCACGAGCGAACGGGTGAAAACGGATATGACGGACGCAATGTACCGATGGGCGCCGCTTGGCGTAGAGGAGATTCGACGGTTGTTCGCGGATTGGCGGGGGGCTTGGGGGATCGCGGGAGGATGGGCGCTGGACCTGCATCTTGGCCGGCAGACCCGGCCGCATGACGATATCGACGTGCTGCTCCCGCTTGCGGAATATGCTTCAATCTATGCCTGGCTGGCCGCGGATTGGGAGCTTCACTTGGCGGAAAACGGACGGCTGACTCTGCTTGGCGCCGAGGATCGGCTGACGGAGGAGACCGACATTTGGGTCAGACGCGACGCGCAATCGCCTTGGGCGTTCCAGCTCATGCTGATCGATGTCGTAGACGGCATGTGGACGTATCGCAGATCGCGGTCCGTTCGCCGTCCGGCGGCCGAGCTGTTTTTGCGGACGGAGAGGGGGATTCCTTATCTTCGCCCCGAGATTCAGTTGTTGTATAAGGGCGGCAGCGCGTCGATCCGGGAGAAGGATCGGCTGGATCTGGACACTGTGCGGCCGCAATTGACTGCAGCGGAGCGCGCTTGGCTGCGCGATGCGCTGGGCACGCAGTTCCCGCAGGGCCATGATTGGCTGGGTCTGTTGGATGGACAAGGGACGACCCGGCCCTACCTGAAGCTGATCCAGCGGTCCGGCGAGGCGGAGGGCGTCTCGTTCGAGACGATAACGCCCGACCTGACTTACCGCGCGCGAAGGGGAGAGGCGAGCTTCCTGATGACGGATGCGGAGCTCGGCCTTAACCCAAGCTCGGCATCGGCGCTCGCGGTGAGCAAATCCGCCGCTTCGGATGCGCTGCGTGCGGCCGGCGTGCCCTGTGTCGCGCATATCTATCTGCCGCATCCGGGCCACCGTTTCCGCGGCGGAGAGGACGCGTACATGCGCGCCGAAGCCGCGTTCGCGCGGTTCGGCGGCGACGCGGTCGTCAAGCCGGACGACGGAGCGCAGGGCCGACACGTCTACCGGGTTCGCAATAAGGACGAGCTGCGGGAGGCGCTTCGCGCCGTCTTTGCGATCGAGCGGCATGCGGCAGTATCGCCCTATCGCGAGGCGGAGCTTGAGTACCGGATCGTCGTGCTGTCCGGGGAAGCGCGCGTATGGGTGGGCAAGCGACGCAACGGTTCATGGAAGCACAACCTGGCGGAGGGCGCCAGTTCCGTCGAGGTGCCTGCCAACGTTCGCATGCGGCTGTCGCCGCTCGCCGTCAAGGCTGCCGCGGCGCTGGACATGGTGTTCTGCTCAGTCGACATTCTCGACAGCGCGCTGCATGGGCCGCTGGTCATCGAGATCAATCACAAGGTGATGCTCGGCGACCATTACAGGCAGCATCCCGATAGCGAAGGGGAGCTGTATGCGCTGTACAGAGACGCGATCTCCCTGCGGTTCGAACGCACCTGA
- a CDS encoding FAD:protein FMN transferase — MENDQFRAMNTTIVTQGLPVRWRAQARNWFAFAEAQLSRFLMDSELSRLNRAEGRPFLATPLLYQVLAEADRYYRETGGLFSPYLGKEMERLGYDMSFERLKGAEEEAGKADDAAGPSLEADGCADSGVGTNVVAGVATGVGVSAVAGVDSGVGVSAVAGVNWGVGVSAVAGVNSGVGVSAVAGVNLGVGVSAVAGVNSGVGVSAVAGVGVSAVAGVNSGESGASLPNSGFAPAAELEPGSRAIRLRPDAAADLGGIAKGWTARHLAKLARQDGVRTGGIGAGGDLVLWGCPPDGWRIGVADPWRPEQDATGLTLRRGAGIATSSAVKRRWKDRDGHVRHHIVDPRTGRSASTDLAQVTIIAPDAVMAEVYAKCVLLLGSDKGPAWLERANPRCAMVGVRNDGTLVYAGDLETYVIEERASYERIG; from the coding sequence ATGGAAAACGATCAATTCCGGGCCATGAATACGACGATCGTCACGCAGGGCTTGCCGGTCCGCTGGCGCGCGCAAGCGAGAAACTGGTTCGCGTTCGCGGAAGCGCAGTTGAGCCGCTTCCTCATGGACAGCGAGCTGTCGCGGCTGAACCGTGCGGAAGGCCGGCCGTTCCTGGCAACGCCGCTGCTCTATCAGGTACTCGCCGAAGCGGATCGTTATTATCGCGAGACCGGTGGGCTGTTCAGCCCTTATCTGGGCAAGGAGATGGAGCGGCTCGGGTATGACATGAGCTTTGAGCGGCTGAAGGGCGCGGAAGAGGAAGCAGGCAAGGCAGACGACGCTGCTGGCCCAAGCTTGGAGGCTGATGGTTGTGCGGATTCAGGCGTAGGTACGAATGTAGTTGCGGGCGTGGCTACGGGCGTAGGTGTGAGTGCAGTTGCGGGCGTAGATTCGGGCGTAGGTGTGAGCGCAGTCGCGGGCGTGAATTGGGGCGTAGGTGTGAGCGCAGTCGCGGGCGTGAACTCGGGCGTAGGTGTGAGCGCAGTCGCGGGCGTGAACTTGGGCGTAGGTGTGAGCGCAGTCGCGGGCGTGAACTCGGGCGTAGGTGTGAGCGCAGTCGCGGGCGTAGGTGTGAGCGCAGTCGCGGGCGTGAACTCGGGCGAGAGCGGCGCATCGCTGCCGAACTCGGGCTTCGCTCCTGCTGCCGAGCTGGAACCGGGCAGCCGCGCGATCCGGCTCCGGCCGGACGCAGCAGCCGATCTTGGCGGCATCGCCAAGGGCTGGACGGCCCGGCATTTGGCGAAGCTCGCCCGTCAGGACGGCGTGCGCACCGGCGGCATCGGCGCGGGAGGCGACCTCGTTCTCTGGGGTTGCCCGCCCGACGGATGGCGGATCGGCGTCGCGGATCCTTGGCGTCCCGAGCAGGACGCGACCGGCCTGACGCTTCGCAGAGGCGCGGGCATCGCTACCAGCAGCGCGGTCAAGCGGCGCTGGAAGGACCGGGACGGACATGTGCGTCATCACATTGTCGATCCGCGCACCGGCCGATCGGCGAGCACCGATCTGGCGCAGGTCACGATCATCGCGCCGGATGCGGTCATGGCCGAAGTATACGCGAAATGCGTACTGCTGCTCGGCTCGGACAAAGGCCCCGCCTGGCTGGAGCGGGCGAACCCCCGCTGCGCGATGGTCGGCGTTCGGAACGACGGGACGCTTGTTTACGCCGGGGATCTGGAAACGTATGTGATAGAGGAGCGTGCTAGCTATGAACGGATTGGCTGA
- a CDS encoding ferric reductase-like transmembrane domain-containing protein, whose product MNGLADWLTVWTTTRAAGITCYLLLFVSTAAGILTSLKLFAPKTRATVLFIHQSAGWFGFLFGALHGSVLLFDKYVGYSPLELLVPFAAHTHPYLTGIGTLSFYIAVLLLASSDMMKRLGKKTWRTIHFLAFPGFFMGLVHGLLLGTDSSESWMKWTYIATAGLIVALTIFRIAVPSPAGVPKPRAKAAA is encoded by the coding sequence ATGAACGGATTGGCTGACTGGCTGACCGTGTGGACGACAACCCGCGCGGCCGGCATTACCTGTTACCTGCTGCTGTTCGTCTCGACGGCCGCCGGCATACTGACGAGTCTCAAGCTGTTCGCGCCGAAAACCCGCGCAACCGTGCTCTTCATCCATCAATCCGCCGGCTGGTTCGGCTTCTTGTTCGGCGCCCTGCACGGGTCTGTGCTCTTGTTCGACAAGTACGTTGGCTACAGCCCGCTTGAGCTGCTCGTCCCGTTCGCCGCCCACACCCACCCTTATCTTACGGGAATCGGCACGCTGAGCTTTTACATCGCGGTCCTTCTGCTCGCTTCTTCGGACATGATGAAGCGGCTCGGCAAGAAGACCTGGCGCACCATCCACTTTCTCGCATTTCCGGGCTTCTTCATGGGCCTCGTTCACGGACTGCTCCTCGGCACCGATTCGAGCGAGTCCTGGATGAAATGGACCTATATCGCGACCGCCGGCTTGATCGTCGCGCTCACCATCTTCCGCATCGCCGTGCCCAGCCCGGCGGGCGTGCCGAAGCCGCGAGCGAAGGCGGCGGCTTAA
- a CDS encoding phosphodiester glycosidase family protein: MKRSWLWLICAFLALAGVSAPQHGAGAAAVPPSAKSLIYVDAQGVSYITLRTLDGFDGGRLASADGGRSFALYRGDAELALSIGSKTAALNGKASALKAVPFIKGGSVFVPLSALISAFGWTLYWERDVDAAQLQGLSGETLRLPVARGKHPVELAPVVQSSQRFKVGGKTFSAQVVSIALLHPSVRLDTVLAGDKIGKVEELGSMAKRAKARVAINGTFFDAYTDSDYKVPYGYIAGGGKLKKNSSGDKRATFLYDADQLAEIVPGLSFMERFNQGTVEGALQAGPQLVANGKVALDIAGEGFKDPKILTNGGARSALGITRDHRLILLTTGGATIPQLAEIMKQAGAWQAMNLDGGASSGLWVDGKYVTKPGRLLSNALVVRVG, encoded by the coding sequence ATGAAAAGAAGTTGGTTGTGGTTGATCTGCGCCTTCCTGGCGCTCGCAGGCGTCTCGGCGCCGCAGCATGGGGCCGGGGCAGCGGCAGTGCCTCCGTCTGCCAAAAGCTTGATCTATGTGGATGCCCAGGGCGTGTCCTATATAACGCTTCGCACGCTGGACGGATTCGACGGCGGGCGGCTTGCTTCGGCGGACGGTGGTCGTTCCTTCGCGCTATACCGGGGCGACGCCGAATTGGCACTCTCGATCGGCAGCAAGACCGCCGCGTTGAACGGGAAAGCCTCAGCGCTGAAGGCTGTGCCGTTCATCAAAGGAGGCAGTGTCTTCGTGCCGCTGTCCGCGCTGATATCGGCGTTCGGCTGGACGCTGTATTGGGAGCGAGACGTCGACGCGGCGCAGCTGCAGGGGCTATCCGGCGAGACCCTGCGGCTGCCCGTCGCCAGAGGAAAGCATCCTGTTGAGTTGGCGCCGGTCGTTCAATCGTCTCAGCGCTTCAAGGTCGGCGGCAAAACCTTTTCCGCCCAAGTCGTCTCCATCGCGCTGCTGCATCCGTCCGTTCGCCTCGATACGGTGCTCGCCGGGGACAAGATCGGGAAGGTCGAAGAGCTGGGCAGCATGGCGAAACGAGCGAAGGCGCGGGTTGCGATCAACGGCACCTTTTTCGACGCCTATACCGACAGCGACTACAAGGTGCCGTACGGATACATCGCGGGCGGCGGCAAGCTGAAGAAAAACAGCTCGGGCGACAAGCGCGCGACGTTCCTGTACGACGCCGATCAGCTGGCAGAGATCGTACCGGGTCTCTCGTTCATGGAACGCTTTAACCAAGGCACCGTAGAGGGCGCTTTGCAAGCGGGTCCGCAGCTCGTCGCGAACGGCAAAGTCGCGCTCGATATCGCCGGCGAAGGCTTCAAGGATCCGAAAATTTTAACGAACGGCGGCGCCCGCAGCGCGCTTGGGATTACCAGGGACCATCGGCTAATCCTGCTCACGACGGGCGGCGCCACGATACCGCAGCTGGCGGAGATCATGAAGCAGGCCGGCGCGTGGCAGGCGATGAACTTGGACGGCGGCGCTTCGAGCGGGCTGTGGGTGGACGGCAAATATGTAACGAAGCCGGGGCGCCTGCTGAGCAATGCGCTTGTGGTGCGAGTCGGCTGA
- a CDS encoding polysaccharide lyase family 8 super-sandwich domain-containing protein → MKAFCRAIVLCALLLELVAPAAGGVRAVHATGAEYVKINYDEASVPKSVYMYAGTTYTGAVGTWNISNTQTDTDYVAAEQGPGRDAGDYSLHFVSSAKNVQTARNNLGGTTGLTGKLELDASLRVSGTSARRDIQLRSLNGGSTSATTNANVVSFADNGSINGADGQPLVSYAVDTWYDFKLLVDNANGTVDYFVNGAYLGQRTLPAGWSNVRHLYLLQTFKSGQVNHLFVDNVLLKDDVPVSGVSVPVQSLDLPVGESAALVAAALPADASDARLIWSSSDPDVAAVADGRVTGVAAGQAELTVVAADGGFKQTVTVNVKPHIAVQSVKLPATLTLAETASQVIEPVFAPVDTTEKALTWSSDAPGVAAVDAAGNVTAVSAGTAHVTATSVSNPSLSGTTEVTVTAEVKVDGIEILPHPAELMLDDTLQLGARVLPEDATNPDISWSSSDPSVLTVDAAGLATAKSEGSVTITAAATGKSATANIRVRAPELSDPEAYDKLRIRWRETLTGKSTLDPSDPTVKGILEANAQAARDYWSGMALSGSGGTLWSDLPASPTDSTFINTHYTRLKAMALAYATPGTSLYQDARLGDDIVAALDWLQSHLYTPTAAQYGNWWNWQIGVPNRLTDILILMYDELTPAQIKAAAASIDRHIGDIASPSFTQTGANRSDIMLIEVRLGLLEHNYKRLMQARDGMTPLFEYVTSGDGFYEDGSYVQHTTIAYTGSYGEVLIQGLGNLMLLLNGSDWQPVAPEAGRIYEWIDKGFAPILYKGQAIDMTRGRAIVRPAGDAYYSARNILTGIARIAQTAPASQAEALKALVKGEFAYQLQRGVSYYRLPLDLADTVKDWMNDVSIPAAEELPAHYELNGMARSIHQGSDYLFGVSKSSKRIATYELTNGENPKGWYTGDGMTYLYNSDLSQYADSFWATVDWKRLPGTTVAVRDRQAADYQNGDGETTPANSWAGGATLGSYGVTGMNLMQTGTSLNAYKSWFAFDDEIVALGAGISSGDSLPVETIVEQRKLKSDNANAFSVDGESMEGTFADRIVANARWAHLDGNAGEGSDIGYVFPDGGPLIVSRQLQEGRWSDIALANPPSATVPSQLLSDYYLTMRLTHGTTPSDETYQYVLLPGATEARTASYAGSPDVSIVANTASVQAVREDSLHATGFSFWRDEIASAGGLTSDRKASVMLREDEADGTVELAVADPTLENAGYIQLELDRSAAGLIAKDDRIEVLQLSPTVKLKANVKDTLGRSLTIALRLEGADPEQPGEPGEQTPKPSQEPTPTPSPVTPQGPTPTPSVEPTNAPGNALFRSGAKIAQAFEARIAEAGENPSQAKTPDDALGHWAEKTIDTFLKLQVLKGYADGTAKPNRPISRAEFVAVLDRLIDVESTRAAELRDIGGHWAHRAIEKFAAAGIVGGYGDGTFRPDRTISREEMIVLLSRIINLEAAAQTASGGSTGEFSDIGHTYAADAIRDAARAGIVDGRGEGRFDPSGNATRAEAMTVLLNMLNLSPDIQRLLATL, encoded by the coding sequence ATGAAAGCCTTTTGCCGTGCAATCGTATTATGCGCTTTACTGCTCGAGCTCGTGGCTCCCGCTGCCGGCGGCGTTCGCGCGGTCCATGCGACCGGCGCGGAATATGTGAAAATCAACTATGACGAAGCCTCCGTTCCGAAGAGCGTGTACATGTACGCCGGCACGACCTATACCGGCGCGGTCGGTACCTGGAACATCTCCAACACGCAGACGGATACGGATTACGTGGCGGCCGAGCAGGGACCGGGCAGGGATGCGGGCGATTACAGCCTGCACTTCGTCTCGTCCGCCAAAAACGTCCAGACGGCGCGCAACAACCTAGGCGGCACGACCGGACTGACCGGCAAGCTGGAGCTCGATGCCTCGCTGCGCGTGAGCGGTACGAGCGCCAGGCGGGACATCCAGCTCCGCAGCCTGAACGGTGGGTCGACTTCCGCGACGACCAACGCGAATGTCGTCTCGTTTGCCGATAACGGCTCGATTAACGGCGCGGACGGCCAGCCGCTCGTCTCCTACGCGGTCGACACGTGGTACGACTTCAAGCTGCTGGTGGACAACGCGAACGGAACCGTCGATTACTTCGTGAACGGAGCGTACCTCGGTCAGCGCACGCTGCCTGCAGGCTGGTCCAACGTTCGGCACCTGTACCTGCTTCAGACGTTCAAGAGCGGACAAGTCAACCACCTGTTCGTCGACAACGTTCTGCTGAAGGATGATGTGCCGGTCTCCGGCGTATCGGTGCCGGTCCAGTCGCTGGATCTGCCCGTCGGGGAGAGCGCCGCGCTTGTCGCCGCCGCATTGCCGGCCGACGCGTCCGATGCCCGGCTCATTTGGAGCAGCAGCGATCCTGACGTCGCAGCCGTAGCGGACGGCCGCGTAACCGGCGTCGCCGCGGGGCAGGCGGAGCTGACCGTCGTTGCAGCGGACGGCGGCTTCAAGCAGACGGTGACCGTCAACGTGAAGCCGCATATCGCGGTGCAGTCCGTGAAGCTGCCGGCGACGCTGACGCTGGCCGAGACGGCGTCGCAGGTCATCGAGCCGGTCTTCGCGCCGGTCGATACGACGGAAAAAGCGCTGACCTGGAGCTCCGACGCGCCTGGCGTTGCTGCGGTCGACGCTGCCGGCAACGTGACTGCCGTATCGGCGGGAACGGCGCATGTGACGGCGACGTCCGTCTCGAATCCGTCGCTGTCCGGCACGACGGAGGTGACCGTCACCGCCGAGGTCAAGGTAGACGGCATCGAGATCCTTCCGCATCCGGCCGAACTGATGCTGGACGATACGCTGCAGCTCGGCGCCCGGGTGCTGCCCGAGGACGCTACCAACCCGGACATAAGCTGGTCGTCCAGCGATCCGTCGGTTCTGACTGTGGACGCCGCCGGCCTGGCGACGGCCAAGTCGGAAGGGTCGGTGACGATCACTGCGGCTGCCACCGGCAAGTCGGCGACGGCCAACATTCGGGTACGCGCACCGGAGCTGTCGGATCCCGAGGCTTACGACAAGCTGCGGATCCGGTGGAGAGAGACGCTGACCGGCAAAAGCACGCTCGATCCGAGCGATCCGACCGTCAAAGGCATACTGGAGGCGAATGCCCAGGCTGCGCGGGATTATTGGTCGGGCATGGCGCTGTCCGGCAGCGGAGGCACGCTCTGGTCCGATCTCCCGGCTTCGCCCACGGACTCGACGTTTATCAACACGCACTACACCAGGCTGAAAGCGATGGCTCTGGCCTACGCCACGCCGGGCACGTCGCTGTACCAGGATGCGCGGTTGGGCGACGATATCGTCGCGGCGCTGGACTGGCTCCAATCGCATCTGTACACGCCGACCGCCGCGCAGTACGGCAACTGGTGGAACTGGCAGATCGGCGTTCCGAACCGGCTGACCGACATTCTGATTCTCATGTACGACGAGCTGACGCCGGCGCAGATCAAGGCAGCCGCGGCGAGCATCGATCGTCATATCGGAGATATCGCGTCCCCTTCGTTCACGCAGACGGGCGCCAACCGATCGGACATCATGCTGATCGAAGTGCGGCTCGGCCTGCTTGAGCACAATTACAAGCGCCTTATGCAGGCGCGGGACGGCATGACGCCGCTTTTCGAATACGTGACATCCGGCGACGGCTTCTACGAAGACGGCTCCTACGTGCAGCACACCACGATCGCCTATACCGGCAGCTACGGCGAGGTGCTGATTCAGGGACTGGGCAACTTGATGCTGCTGCTTAACGGCAGCGACTGGCAGCCCGTGGCGCCCGAAGCCGGCCGCATCTACGAGTGGATCGACAAGGGCTTCGCGCCGATCCTGTACAAGGGGCAAGCGATCGATATGACGCGGGGCAGAGCGATCGTGCGTCCGGCCGGCGACGCCTACTACTCGGCGCGCAATATTCTGACCGGTATCGCTCGCATCGCGCAGACGGCTCCGGCCTCGCAGGCCGAAGCGCTCAAGGCGCTGGTCAAAGGCGAGTTCGCATACCAGCTGCAGCGGGGCGTGTCGTACTATCGTCTGCCGCTGGATCTGGCCGACACCGTCAAGGACTGGATGAACGACGTTTCGATCCCGGCGGCAGAGGAGCTGCCGGCCCATTACGAGCTGAACGGGATGGCGAGAAGCATTCACCAAGGATCGGACTATTTGTTCGGGGTCAGCAAGAGCTCCAAGCGAATCGCCACCTATGAGCTGACGAACGGGGAAAATCCGAAGGGCTGGTACACCGGCGACGGCATGACGTATTTGTACAACAGCGACCTGTCCCAATACGCGGACAGCTTCTGGGCGACCGTCGATTGGAAGCGCCTGCCCGGAACGACGGTCGCGGTTCGCGACAGACAGGCCGCCGACTATCAGAACGGCGACGGCGAGACGACGCCCGCCAATTCGTGGGCCGGCGGCGCGACGCTGGGCAGCTATGGCGTCACCGGCATGAATCTGATGCAGACGGGCACTTCGCTGAACGCGTACAAGTCGTGGTTCGCCTTCGACGACGAGATCGTGGCGCTTGGAGCCGGTATCTCAAGCGGCGATTCGCTTCCTGTAGAGACGATCGTCGAGCAGCGGAAGCTGAAGAGCGACAACGCCAACGCGTTCAGCGTGGACGGCGAGTCGATGGAAGGTACTTTTGCCGATCGGATTGTGGCGAACGCCCGATGGGCGCACCTGGACGGCAACGCGGGCGAAGGCTCGGACATCGGCTATGTGTTCCCCGACGGCGGGCCGCTGATCGTGTCGCGTCAGTTGCAGGAGGGACGTTGGTCGGACATCGCGCTCGCTAATCCGCCGTCCGCGACCGTACCGTCCCAGCTGCTGTCCGACTACTATCTCACGATGCGCTTGACTCACGGCACGACCCCGTCGGACGAAACGTATCAGTACGTGTTGCTGCCCGGCGCGACCGAAGCGAGAACGGCGTCGTATGCCGGCTCGCCGGACGTAAGCATCGTCGCCAACACGGCGTCCGTGCAGGCGGTGCGTGAAGATAGCTTGCACGCGACGGGCTTCAGCTTCTGGCGGGATGAGATCGCGTCGGCCGGAGGGCTGACGTCCGACCGCAAGGCATCCGTCATGCTCCGCGAGGATGAAGCTGACGGTACTGTCGAATTGGCCGTCGCCGACCCGACGCTGGAGAATGCAGGCTACATTCAGCTTGAACTGGACCGCAGTGCGGCCGGGCTGATTGCCAAGGACGATCGGATCGAGGTGCTGCAACTGTCTCCGACGGTGAAGCTGAAGGCGAACGTGAAGGATACGCTCGGCAGGTCGTTGACGATCGCGCTGCGGCTGGAAGGCGCGGATCCCGAACAACCGGGAGAGCCGGGAGAGCAGACACCGAAGCCGTCGCAAGAACCGACGCCGACACCGTCGCCGGTTACGCCGCAAGGCCCGACGCCGACGCCATCGGTAGAACCGACGAATGCGCCCGGGAATGCGCTTTTCCGATCCGGAGCCAAGATCGCTCAGGCCTTCGAGGCGCGAATTGCCGAAGCCGGCGAAAACCCCTCGCAGGCGAAGACGCCTGACGATGCGCTCGGACACTGGGCGGAAAAAACGATCGACACTTTCTTAAAGCTTCAAGTTCTGAAAGGCTACGCGGACGGGACCGCGAAGCCGAATCGGCCGATAAGTCGCGCCGAGTTCGTAGCGGTGCTGGACCGCCTGATCGACGTGGAGAGCACGCGGGCAGCCGAGCTCCGGGACATCGGCGGCCACTGGGCGCACCGGGCGATCGAGAAGTTCGCCGCTGCCGGTATTGTCGGCGGCTACGGCGACGGCACGTTCCGTCCCGATCGTACGATCTCTCGCGAGGAGATGATCGTGCTCCTCTCGCGGATTATCAACCTCGAAGCCGCAGCGCAAACGGCCAGTGGCGGCTCGACCGGCGAATTTTCAGATATCGGGCATACTTACGCCGCGGACGCCATTAGAGATGCAGCCAGGGCAGGCATTGTCGACGGACGAGGCGAGGGCAGGTTCGATCCGTCGGGGAACGCGACACGGGCTGAAGCGATGACGGTGCTTCTCAACATGCTGAATCTGAGTCCGGACATACAGAGGCTGCTGGCAACGCTATAA
- a CDS encoding carbohydrate ABC transporter permease, whose amino-acid sequence MGSLLSRGAARTPTYVVVLILSVVMIFPFVWMVSASFKPQEDVFAYPIQWIPKVFKPGNYAELWTTIPFPLYYFNSIKVSVAVTLGQLITCSLAGYAFARLAFPGKNKLFIIYLAAFMIPYQVIMIPQYMVVRSLGLVDSHWSLILLESFSAYGVFLMRQFFTGISMELSEAARIDGSSEFGIFARIILPLAKPGLATLGIFVFASVWNDFQAPLIYLFSDKLKTLPLGLASLNGEFTSETQLIMAGAVLSLIPVVAVFLFLQRYFISGLTVGAVKG is encoded by the coding sequence ATGGGTTCACTACTGAGTCGCGGCGCAGCGAGAACGCCGACCTACGTCGTCGTGCTGATCCTGTCGGTCGTCATGATCTTCCCCTTCGTCTGGATGGTCTCCGCGTCGTTCAAGCCCCAGGAGGATGTGTTCGCGTATCCGATCCAGTGGATTCCCAAAGTGTTCAAGCCGGGGAATTACGCGGAGCTGTGGACGACGATTCCATTCCCGCTGTACTACTTCAATTCGATCAAGGTGTCGGTCGCGGTCACGCTGGGACAGCTGATCACCTGCTCGCTCGCCGGATACGCTTTTGCGCGTCTGGCCTTCCCGGGCAAAAACAAACTGTTCATCATCTACCTGGCGGCGTTCATGATTCCTTACCAGGTCATTATGATCCCGCAGTACATGGTCGTCCGGTCGCTCGGGCTCGTCGATTCGCACTGGTCCTTGATCTTGCTGGAAAGCTTCAGCGCCTACGGCGTGTTCCTGATGCGCCAGTTTTTCACCGGAATCTCGATGGAGCTGTCCGAGGCGGCGCGCATCGACGGCAGCTCGGAGTTCGGCATTTTCGCACGCATCATCCTGCCGCTGGCCAAGCCGGGACTGGCGACGCTCGGCATCTTCGTATTCGCTTCGGTGTGGAACGACTTCCAGGCGCCGCTGATCTACCTGTTCAGCGACAAGCTGAAGACGCTGCCGCTCGGCCTGGCTTCCCTTAACGGCGAATTTACGTCAGAGACGCAGCTCATTATGGCGGGCGCGGTGCTGTCGCTCATTCCCGTCGTCGCCGTGTTTTTGTTCCTGCAGCGGTATTTCATCTCCGGTCTGACCGTCGGCGCGGTGAAGGGATAA
- a CDS encoding carbohydrate ABC transporter permease translates to MNAKTLQATATRADSATKPKRAIRRFLTPEARTAYLFILPNLIGFAVFIAIPGLMAFVLGFMKWDGYNPMQWNGIRNYTRLLQDSNFRISLSNTLVYTFASCALVVVASMLLAILVNGKLKGKAFFRAALFFPHITSFVAIAVVWQAIMNPSQGPLNMFLKTFTDHPPGWLTSSDWALFSLILITVWKMAGYYMLLFLAGLQGISSEYYEAARIDGAGAFRQFRSVTLPMLSPVTFFVIITCIISLFKSFDLVYIMTGGGPGRSTKMLVYDIYAMSFRNGEFGYASAEAIVLFLIVMLITYLQFKGEKRWVHY, encoded by the coding sequence GTGAACGCCAAAACTTTGCAAGCGACCGCGACCCGCGCGGATTCGGCGACGAAGCCGAAGCGGGCGATCAGGCGGTTCCTGACGCCCGAAGCCCGCACGGCCTATCTGTTCATCCTGCCCAACCTGATCGGGTTCGCCGTGTTCATAGCAATTCCCGGGCTGATGGCCTTCGTGCTCGGCTTCATGAAGTGGGACGGCTACAACCCGATGCAGTGGAACGGCATTCGCAACTATACCCGGCTGCTGCAGGACAGCAACTTCAGAATCTCGCTCAGCAACACGCTCGTCTACACGTTCGCCTCGTGCGCGCTGGTCGTCGTCGCCTCGATGCTTCTGGCGATTCTGGTCAACGGCAAGCTGAAGGGCAAGGCCTTTTTCCGGGCCGCCCTCTTCTTCCCGCATATCACGTCGTTCGTAGCGATCGCGGTCGTCTGGCAGGCGATCATGAATCCGTCGCAGGGGCCGTTGAACATGTTTCTCAAAACCTTCACGGACCACCCGCCCGGCTGGCTGACGAGCTCGGACTGGGCGCTGTTCAGCTTGATTCTGATCACGGTCTGGAAGATGGCGGGCTATTACATGCTGTTGTTTCTGGCGGGCCTTCAGGGCATCTCCTCGGAGTATTACGAGGCGGCGCGGATCGACGGCGCGGGCGCTTTCCGGCAGTTCCGCAGCGTCACGCTGCCGATGCTGTCTCCGGTCACCTTTTTCGTCATCATCACCTGCATCATTAGCCTGTTCAAGTCGTTCGATCTCGTCTACATCATGACCGGCGGCGGACCGGGACGTTCGACCAAGATGCTCGTCTACGATATTTACGCCATGTCGTTCCGCAACGGCGAATTCGGGTACGCCTCGGCCGAAGCGATCGTGCTCTTCCTGATCGTCATGCTCATCACGTACTTGCAGTTTAAGGGGGAGAAACGATGGGTTCACTACTGA